Below is a window of Camelina sativa cultivar DH55 chromosome 11, Cs, whole genome shotgun sequence DNA.
NNNNNNNNNNNNNNNNNNNNNNNNNNNNNNNNNNNNNNNNNNNNNNNNNNNNNNNNNNNNNNNNNNNNNNNNNNNNNNNNNNNNNNNNNNNNNNNNNNNNNNNNNNNNNNNNNNNNNNNNNNNNNNNNNNNNNNNNNNNNNNNNNNNNNNNNNNNNNNNNNNNNNNNNNNNNNNNNNNNNNNNNNNNNNNNNNNNNNNNNNNNNNNNNNNNNNNNNNNNNNNNNNNNNNNNNNNNNNNNNNNNNNNNNNNNNNNNNNNNNNNNNNNNNNNNNNNNNNNNNNNNNNNNNNNNNNNNNNNNNNNNNNNNNNNNNNNNNNNNNNNNNNNNNNNNNNNNNNNNNNNNNNNNNNNNNNNNNNNNNNNNNNNNNNNNNNNNNNNNNNNNNNNNNNNNNNNNNNNNNNNNNNNNNNNNNNNNNNNNNNNNNNNNNNNNNNNNNNNNNNNNNNNNNNNNNNNNNNNNNNNNNNNNNNNNNNNNNNNNNNNNNNNNNNNNNNNNNNNNNNNNNNNNNNNNNNNNNNNNNNNNNNNNNNNNNNNNNNNNNNNNNNNNNNNNNNNNNNNNNNNNNNNNNNNNNNNNNNNNNNNNNNNNNNNNNNNNNNNNNNNNNNNNNNNNNNNNNNNNNNNNNNNNNNNNNNNNNNNNNNNNNNNNNNNNNNNNNNNNNNNNNNNNNNNNNNNNNNNNNNNNNNNNNNNNNNNNNNNNNNNNNNNNNNNNNNNNNNTTCTAGATACCTTCAGATCTTGAGAGAATATGATGCGAAGATGGCCCTCACGGACAACACGAAATTGCTCGTGTACAGTTTCCTGAACTGCTTTTCTATATTCTAACATCATCAGTCCATTGGAAAATCTGTTTTCTCGTGGGTGGTCCAGATATAAGAGCTCATCAATGATGCCACTCGCAAATTTAATCTCAATAAGTCTGGCAAGCACATCGAAGGTTGCctctgcaaaacaagaagatgacAGTGCTTAGCTACTATTTTGACGGGAgagtttttaaaacaattatcgGAGTTTTAAACAATAAAAGAGAACAATTAGCATATGTAAGTTGCTTCATTGTGCTCAAGTGAAGGCACAGTGATACAGTACACACAAGACTGAAATTTGCAACTCGCTTACCAAATCCCTTTCCAGACTTGGTGCCGCAAAGATCACACTGCCACATATCCTGCAAATACAATGAGAGATGATTGACTTATTAATTGAACAAACTCAGTGTAGTCAAATTCATAATTAGTACAGGTGAGGTGGAGTAAACTTATATATGGCTAAAGATACAGAGatacaaaacatcaatatcataaaagattaaaaaaaacacagagcaaAGAAGAAACTGACCGGAGCAGCTTGTGGAAACATGCCAAGGGCATGGTGCCCAGCACTTTCGTACTGTGACAAGCACAACCTTTGCTTTGCACGAGGTGAAAAGTATTCTGCCACAAATTTCCTCCAATAGATAATGCAATTTTCCTACAAAGAGGAATCAGTAATGGTTAGAACTTGAATAGATGTGATGAAATTGCTAAAAAGTCCACAGATTAGTATGAGCTTACAGCAGGTCGTTGCTGCAGGTGATACAAGTACATCATCAATTTGCGAGCACACACGCCAACTTCATAAGGACGTACATTAGGAGGGATCTGTTGAGTGCCTTGTTGCTGTAATTGCTGTCTcagctgctgctgttgctgaaAGTGGAGTCTCTGAGAGGGTGACATGGATTGAAGAATCTGCTGATGTTGCCTTAGTCTCTGCTGCTGAAGCAAAGCTTGCAACTGCGGATTCCTTCCAGTAGGGTCCTGACGCTGGATCAACTGCTGTAAAATCTGCTGCTGCAACATGTCCTCTTGCTTCACTTCTAATCTGGGTTTCTTATCGACATGGGAGTAACTGTTCTCCCTCATTGGAACTGAACCTTGCCCAGCTTGCTGTTGTAGTTGGTAgtggtgctgctgctgctgaggTAAGTGTTGCATTGAAGCAGACCCATCAAGAACCAATGAACCCGGCATGTTAATGCTATTCGGGGAGAAAGACATTGGTGATGTTGGGATAcgcatattattattattgatgcCACTGCTCCTCTGCATATTCAGAGCTTCCGAACCAACAGCATCAGTCAAAGAGAAACTAGATTCGACAGCTCCTGAGACTACCGTTCTGTTCATGCCCCAGGAGAGCAAACACAGACCAAGTCGTGCAAATACAAAGGACAGATTCTTAAAGAAATGAAAAGCTTGAAACTTTAATCTGAGCCAACAACAAAGCCAAACGGATCCTAAGCGGCTAAGCTCTACGTTCACCGATCAAACTGAGATAATTAAACCATTCAGGATCCAAGAGAGATTGAGCTAGTTTTCAAAGCCTGAGCACCCCAGTGGTCAAAATCTGaatgaaatgaaaacaaaaatcagcgACTAGATACGAATCCAACCTACGAACTAGAAGCAAATTAATAGTTCGTCGATGCAACAAAGAGAAGACGGAAAGGCGAATCCTTTATAACACTCGAAAGCCCTAATTATATCAGACTAGCAAAATTTGAAGCATACCATAGTTACAGACATCTCTCTATCTCAAAGGATAAAAACTTACCAGCAAACAAacttcaaatcaaatcaaaagccAAAAACTTTCAACCAAGTAAACTCGACTTGCACGAATCccgaaaaaaaactgaatttgaagAAACCCAGTGGAGAGGGAGggagtaaacaaaaaaaattaaaactttactGCAGcatttgtaaaaacaaaaaaaaatggatgagatatgtttccttttcttgacAATAGTTTTTAGTCACAAATCTTTAtgccaacacaaacataaataaatataatatatatatcctaattgGGAGTTTGGGACTAGTCTTCagtccaaaaaataataaactaataaaggtttaagatgagttttttttagatCGAAGAAGGGAGTCAATAGGTCCGTCCTAAGTCCTAACGTTGTCATGAAACGTTTATTGATGTGTTCCATTTAGTCATTGAATGTGTTTTGATGTTCGCATTCGAGCTTCGATTTTATTGACAAGGAAAAGCGTTGCTAGCTAATTTGGTTATATGTATTCTATGCAGGTTAGGAACTGAGGTAGCGGAAGCGAATTAACCCACGAACAAGATGCATACAACACAaggtttgattgattgattgataatAATGCCTTAACTAAACTCTATGATTGGAGTTCAAACTGAGATGATAATAACGGAAAATGCAGTACCTTGGCACACAGACAAAAGTTTTATAATCCGACAATAAAAAGAGATCCAAGTTGTAATCTACCGGAAAAGGCATTTAAGCAAGAGACCAAATCTAAATACGACGAAACAAACAGTTACAACATCCTACTTTGATAGAGGTTGTGGATCCACTTTTCATCACTCGTCAGCAGGTGGTGAACGAGACCGGCTGCAACATCAAGATCAAGAATGATGGTTAGATTCATGACATCATAATATAAAGCATCAAATTATTTCAACTAACTAACCTCTTCTGCATTGGGCTCTCTGCACCATCGTAGCCACCATCACTGTCTCTTCTTCCAATTGAGCCAGGGCTTTCAACTTGGCCATTCTCAGGGCTAGACCTCGATCTCTCCCTCCTCCTTTCAACTGGACTATCAACTTCACCCGCTCCATTTATCGGACTTTCCTTCTTCAGTGGACTGTGATTAGGGCTCATCCTATCTCTCTTGTTGTTGGGACTGCGGCTGCTGTACTTAGGGCTTGCGACTCTCTCCCTCCTACGAGGACTATCATTGCCTCTGCGGTCACGACTGTACTCGGGACTTCCACGCCTTGATTTCTTGTAAGGACTTGGGCTACGTCTTCTGCCAAACTCAGGACTGGTCCTGTCCTTTCTGTATGCAGCAACAGGACTAGCACCTCGGCCATAATCAGggcttcctctttctcttttgtaagGACTAGGTGATCGCCTTCTTCTTTCAGGTGACCTATCACGGCGTCTTTCAGGACTGTGACCATTCCCTCTAGCATCATCATCCTTCACCGCATACTCCACAGcgatcaccttatccatcagcTTACTGAATGAAAACACAAGCGAAATGTTAATCTTAAGTAAAGAAAGCAATTAGATACTGAACTGGACAGGAACACAAACCTATTATTTGTAGCATCCAGTGCCCGGGTGGCATCCTCTTGCACCTCGTATTGGATAAATGCAAAATTCCTCCTGATCCTAACGTTTACGATTTTTCCATATGGCTCAAAGTGTCTCTCAAGATCCCGGGTCCTAGTATTATCCGCATCAAAGTTGATAACAAAGAGAGTCTTGGAAGGTTTCATGCTGGATGAGGATCTCCTTGAACCACCACCAGATCTTCTATCACCTCCTCGTTCACTCTATGCACAGACCCATTAATGCTATCAGTATTTTAAACCTCATAAGTAAGTCTGAAAGAAATAAATCCGGAGGTCAGGATCCTACCTTTGTCCACTCAACACGAAGTCTGCGTCCCTTACGCCCAAATTCAATGC
It encodes the following:
- the LOC104722416 gene encoding serine/arginine-rich splicing factor RS40 isoform X3, whose product is MQGFAFVYMEDERDAEDAIRALDRIEFGRKGRRLRVEWTKSERGGDRRSGGGSRRSSSSMKPSKTLFVINFDADNTRTRDLERHFEPYGKIVNVRIRRNFAFIQYEVQEDATRALDATNNSKLMDKVIAVEYAVKDDDARGNGHSPERRRDRSPERRRRSPSPYKRERGSPDYGRGASPVAAYRKDRTSPEFGRRRSPSPYKKSRRGSPEYSRDRRGNDSPRRRERVASPKYSSRSPNNKRDRMSPNHSPLKKESPINGAGEVDSPVERRRERSRSSPENGQVESPGSIGRRDSDGGYDGAESPMQKSRSRSPPADE
- the LOC104722416 gene encoding serine/arginine-rich splicing factor RS40 isoform X2, coding for MKPVFCGNFEYDAREGDLERLFRKYGKVERVDMKAGFAFVYMEDERDAEDAIRALDRIEFGRKGRRLRVEWTKSERGGDRRSGGGSRRSSSSMKPSKTLFVINFDADNTRTRDLERHFEPYGKIVNVRIRRNFAFIQYEVQEDATRALDATNNSKLMDKVIAVEYAVKDDDARGNGHSPERRRDRSPERRRRSPSPYKRERGSPDYGRGASPVAAYRKDRTSPEFGRRRSPSPYKKSRRGSPEYSRDRRGNDSPRRRERVASPKYSSRSPNNKRDRMSPNHSPLKKESPINGAGEVDSPVERRRERSRSSPENGQVESPGSIGRRDSDGGYDGAESPMQKSRSRSPPADE
- the LOC104727754 gene encoding probable transcriptional regulator SLK1, which gives rise to MNRTVVSGAVESSFSLTDAVGSEALNMQRSSGINNNNMRIPTSPMSFSPNSINMPGSLVLDGSASMQHLPQQQQHHYQLQQQAGQGSVPMRENSYSHVDKKPRLEVKQEDMLQQQILQQLIQRQDPTGRNPQLQALLQQQRLRQHQQILQSMSPSQRLHFQQQQQLRQQLQQQGTQQIPPNVRPYEVGVCARKLMMYLYHLQQRPAENCIIYWRKFVAEYFSPRAKQRLCLSQYESAGHHALGMFPQAAPDMWQCDLCGTKSGKGFEATFDVLARLIEIKFASGIIDELLYLDHPRENRFSNGLMMLEYRKAVQETVHEQFRVVREGHLRIIFSQDLKILSWEFCARRHEELLLRRLIAPQVNQLLQVAQKCQSTISESGSEGVSQKDLQSNSNMVLGAGRQLAKFMELQSLNELGYPKRYIRTLQISEVVKSMKDLMNFTGEHKIGPIEGLKQLLEQTATVKLQRQKMQEMEEFGSSGAMSGPAQAQMALSSGAMGGSTANNNSNDHHQIVGRGAMNGSSQAATDLTNYQSMLMRQNAMNNPN
- the LOC104722416 gene encoding serine/arginine-rich splicing factor RS40 isoform X1 — protein: MPLKERGQSSCLLEVLNLVYFLTVHVLRSMLFTFFFSPGFAFVYMEDERDAEDAIRALDRIEFGRKGRRLRVEWTKSERGGDRRSGGGSRRSSSSMKPSKTLFVINFDADNTRTRDLERHFEPYGKIVNVRIRRNFAFIQYEVQEDATRALDATNNSKLMDKVIAVEYAVKDDDARGNGHSPERRRDRSPERRRRSPSPYKRERGSPDYGRGASPVAAYRKDRTSPEFGRRRSPSPYKKSRRGSPEYSRDRRGNDSPRRRERVASPKYSSRSPNNKRDRMSPNHSPLKKESPINGAGEVDSPVERRRERSRSSPENGQVESPGSIGRRDSDGGYDGAESPMQKSRSRSPPADE